The window GCCCCTACTCGACCGCCTTGACCTCGCCGTGCGGCAGCCACAGGTCCTGGTGCTCGCGCCCACGCGCGAACTCGCCATCCAGGTCGCCGAGGCGTTTCAGCGCTATGCGAAGAACCTGCCCGGCTTCCATGTGCTGCCGATCTACGGCGGCCAGAGCATGGTCGTGCAGCTGCGCCAGCTGAGCCGCGGCGCGCACGTCGTGGTGGGCACCCCGGGGCGCGTGATGGACCACATCGAGCGCCGCAGCCTCAACCTCGACGGCCTCAGGACCCTCGTGCTCGACGAGGCCGACGAGATGCTGCGCATGGGCTTCATCGACGATGTCGAGTGGATCCTCGAGCACGTGCCGGCAGAGCGGCAGACGGCGCTGCTCTCCGCGACCATGCCCGATGCAATCCGGCGCGTCGCGCACCGCTACCTGAGCGAGCCGCGGGAAGTGAAGATCAAGGCCGCCACCGCGACGGTCACGACGATCCGCCAACGTTTCTGCCAGATCGCGGTCGCGCACAAGCTCGACGCGCTCACGCGCATCCTCGAGGTCGAGGAGGATTTCGATGCCGCCATCGTGTTCGTGCGCACCAAGACCGCGACCGTCGAGCTCGCCGAGAAGCTCGAAGCACGCGGCTATGCGGCGGCGGCACTGAACGGCGACATGACCCAGCAGCTGCGCGAGCGCGTGATCGAGCAGCTCAAGGGCGGCAGCCTCGACATCGTCGTCGCGACCGACGTCGCCGCCCGCGGCCTGGACGTACCGCGCATCAGCCACGTCATCAACTACGACATTCCGTACGACACCGAGGCCTACGTTCACCGCATCGGCCGCACCGGACGCGCGGGCCGCACCGGCACCGCCATCCTCTTCGTCGCACCGCGCGAGGCGCGCATGCTGAAGGTCATCGAGCGGGCGACGCGCCAGCCGATCGAGCCGCTGCAACTGCCGTCGCGCGAAGCGGTCGCGGACAAGCGGGTTGCCGCCTTCCGCCAGCAGGTCGCCACGGTGCTCGAATCC is drawn from Azoarcus sp. DN11 and contains these coding sequences:
- a CDS encoding DEAD/DEAH box helicase — protein: MNPTAESFAQLELSPAILEALADIGYETPSPIQAACIPHLLAGDDLLGEAQTGTGKTAAFALPLLDRLDLAVRQPQVLVLAPTRELAIQVAEAFQRYAKNLPGFHVLPIYGGQSMVVQLRQLSRGAHVVVGTPGRVMDHIERRSLNLDGLRTLVLDEADEMLRMGFIDDVEWILEHVPAERQTALLSATMPDAIRRVAHRYLSEPREVKIKAATATVTTIRQRFCQIAVAHKLDALTRILEVEEDFDAAIVFVRTKTATVELAEKLEARGYAAAALNGDMTQQLRERVIEQLKGGSLDIVVATDVAARGLDVPRISHVINYDIPYDTEAYVHRIGRTGRAGRTGTAILFVAPREARMLKVIERATRQPIEPLQLPSREAVADKRVAAFRQQVATVLESEDLDFFHEVVAGIEDSHAADIHDIAAALAFLAQRERPLQLPGSGPDIAMQSVPRPERPPRENRDAILQRRREFSDGHLQRYRIEVGRNQQATPKDIVGAIANEAGIESRFIGQINLYEDYSTVELPSDLPQDMLEILRRVRIRQRQLNIRPLDYDEAQRDAARPRPGPGPRFGTKPDHRRDDAPRKPFAKPWDKPAGKPAGDRPHADKSFHGERRDTRSTGFKPGKKKPQRDR